From the genome of Populus alba chromosome 10, ASM523922v2, whole genome shotgun sequence, one region includes:
- the LOC118046378 gene encoding probable aquaporin NIP-type: MGCGSVVVNHVYGSVTFPGVCVVWGLIVMVMVYSVGHISGAHFNPAVTVTFAIFRHFPYKQVPLYIVAQLLGSLLASGTLSLVFSVTDEAYFGTIPVGPDIRSFVTEIIISFLLMFVISGVATDNRAIGELAGIAVGMTIMLNVFVAGPVSGASMNPARSLGPAIVMRKFKGIWVYIVGPPIGTILGALCYNLIRFTDKPLREITKTASFLKSKN; the protein is encoded by the exons ATGGGTTGTGGATCGGTCGTGGTCAATCACGTGTATGGTTCTGTAACATTTCCAGGAGTTTGTGTGGTGTGGGGTCTAATTGTGATGGTGATGGTTTACTCTGTTGGTCATATCTCCGGTGCACATTTCAATCCAGCAGTCACCGTTACCTTTGCCATCTTTAGACATTTTCCTTACAAACAG GTACCTCTATACATTGTGGCACAATTACTTGGATCACTCCTTGCTAGCGGCACCTTAAGCCTTGTTTTTAGCGTGACAGACGAGGCTTACTTTGGGACAATACCAGTTGGACCCGACATCCGTTCTTTTGTTACTGAAATAATCATATCGTTCCTTTTAATGTTTGTTATCTCTGGTGTTGCCACTGACAATAGGGCG ATTGGAGAATTAGCAGGAATTGCAGTTGGAATGACAATCATGTTGAACGTTTTCGTTGCTGG GCCTGTATCTGGAGCATCCATGAATCCTGCTAGGAGCTTGGGGCCTGCAATAGTGATGCGTAAATTCAAGGGTATCTGGGTTTACATTGTTGGCCCGCCCATTGGTACCATCCTCGGAGCGCTCTGCTACAATCTAATTAGGTTCACTGATAAACCTCTCAGGGAAATAACCAAGACGGCTTCGTTTCTAAAATCTAAGAATTGA